One Mercenaria mercenaria strain notata chromosome 12, MADL_Memer_1, whole genome shotgun sequence DNA segment encodes these proteins:
- the LOC123534155 gene encoding uncharacterized protein LOC123534155: protein MNSKEMDLRSVSELISKDLQLVPFDKWSTGLSKTKTKIEDMILSFEVYNMGIERVHQAGSIAEGTAVEASDADRMFQLRGIEILKSRNACVNVRKGIIYFVSDSSRCNPGYVRLIPSEHNKSMYHTKLETDFCDYLQPMSDGSYLSSEWFRYMMVSLTQNDDEPQFPFEIVHHGPCTMMNYEYLYRDIDSKRAVVTEYDTAYALTYRGWPEEAIEWKTRDRKFGWHAPTLISKISKMNCHVVPVGDSSSTTCSLEWRQSFLLCEKELIWNFNDTQIQCYVIMKRLVKKYIDPLAPDQISSYNLKTVIFWVSEEHGLYEWTPAKLLLCLKDCLARLSQCIERRNLPHYFVRKANLFRHRFLSPHEKIVAIEKLRNVTDNIVISTINAGLHPQSKIRKLWKDSGKKTTNVSVRRGQK, encoded by the coding sequence ATGAATTCCAAAGAAATGGATCTGAGGTCAGTTTCAGAGTTGATCTCAAAAGATTTACAGCTTGTCCCATTTGACAAATGGAGTACAGGattaagtaaaacaaaaacaaagatagAAGACATGATTTTATCATTTGAAGTTTATAACATGGGCATAGAAAGGGTTCATCAAGCCGGAAGTATAGCAGAGGGTACAGCAGTTGAGGCAAGTGACGCAGATAGGATGTTTCAGTTGAGAGGAATAGAAATTCTTAAGTCCAGGAATGCCTGTGTAAATGTGAGGAAGggcattatttattttgtatctgaTTCAAGTAGATGTAATCCGGGATATGTCAGACTGATACCAAGTGAGCATAACAAATCCATGTACCACACTAAGTTAGAAACGGATTTTTGTGATTACCTTCAACCAATGTCAGACGGGTCTTACTTGTCTAGTGAATGGTTTCGATATATGATGGTAAGCTTAACGCAAAATGACGATGAACCACAGTTCCCCTTTGAAATAGTTCATCATGGCCCATGCACGATGATGAACTACGAATATTTGTACCGCGATATTGACAGTAAGCGAGCGGTTGTAACAGAATACGACACAGCCTACGCTTTGACGTACAGAGGTTGGCCAGAAGAAGCAATCGAATGGAAAACTAGGGATAGGAAATTTGGCTGGCATGCGCCTACATTGATaagtaaaatatctaaaatgaattGTCATGTTGTTCCTGTGGGTGATTCCAGTTCTACGACATGCTCACTAGAATGGCGACAGTCGTTTCTGTTATGCGAGAAGGAACTTATATGGAACTTCAACGATACGCAAATACAGTGCTATGTGATCATGAAGAGgcttgtcaaaaaatacattGATCCTCTTGCGCCCGACCAGATAAGCTCATACAACCTAAAGACAGTGATATTTTGGGTATCTGAGGAACATGGATTGTATGAATGGACTCCGGCAAAACTGCTTCTTTGTTTGAAGGATTGTTTAGCACGTTTGTCGCAATGCATTGAACGTAGAAATTTGCCTCACTACTTCGTTAGAAAAGCAAACCTTTTCAGGCATCGTTTCTTGTCGCCTCATGAGAAAATAGTCGCAATAGAAAAACTACGAAATGTAACAGACAATATAGTTATTTCGACAATTAATGCAGGTCTACATCCGCAATCAAAAATACGTAAACTATGGAAAGATAGTGGTAAAAAAACTACCAATGTTTCTGTCAGAAGGGgtcaaaaatga